In the genome of Tropicibacter oceani, one region contains:
- a CDS encoding tellurite resistance TerB family protein has translation MLERLKHFFTHPTPEKQPLPEPDARLALGTLLVRVAMADGAYLFEEVEEIDHILARAYNLKPLEAAKMRADCEKLAFHIEDDTDMARRIREAVDYEHRREKVAALWAVVMADGVNDEREQALVELVEQTLGIDREDSEAARAAASIP, from the coding sequence ATGCTGGAACGACTGAAACACTTCTTCACCCACCCGACCCCGGAAAAACAGCCGCTTCCGGAACCGGATGCGCGACTGGCGCTGGGAACGCTGCTGGTGCGGGTTGCCATGGCCGATGGCGCCTATCTGTTTGAAGAGGTTGAGGAAATCGACCACATCTTGGCGCGTGCCTACAATCTCAAACCGCTTGAGGCGGCCAAGATGCGGGCCGATTGCGAAAAGCTCGCTTTTCACATCGAGGATGACACCGACATGGCCCGGCGCATCCGCGAGGCGGTGGATTACGAACACCGCCGCGAAAAGGTGGCGGCGCTTTGGGCGGTGGTCATGGCCGACGGTGTGAATGACGAACGCGAACAGGCGCTGGTCGAACTGGTCGAACAGACCCTAGGCATCGACCGCGAGGATTCCGAGGCCGCCCGCGCCGCCGCCAGCATCCCCTGA
- a CDS encoding tellurite resistance TerB family protein → MFGDFIRRLTAPQPVPLDDSDARLALTALLVRVARADGSYDETEATRIDRIVRARYGLSPFEATKLRNEAESLEAEAPDTVRFTRAIKDAVPFEDRLGVIEALWQVVLADGVREAEEDALLRLVSNLLGINDRDSALARQRVEKA, encoded by the coding sequence ATGTTCGGTGATTTCATCAGGCGCCTGACCGCGCCCCAACCCGTCCCATTGGATGACAGCGACGCCCGCCTTGCCCTGACCGCCCTGCTGGTCCGGGTGGCGCGCGCCGATGGCTCTTACGACGAAACCGAGGCGACGCGCATCGACCGCATCGTGCGCGCCCGCTATGGCCTGTCCCCCTTCGAGGCGACCAAGCTGCGCAACGAGGCCGAATCGCTCGAGGCCGAGGCCCCCGACACCGTCCGCTTTACCCGCGCCATCAAGGATGCCGTGCCCTTCGAGGACCGCCTTGGCGTGATCGAAGCGCTGTGGCAGGTGGTTCTGGCCGATGGCGTGCGCGAGGCCGAAGAAGACGCGCTGCTGCGGCTGGTATCGAACCTTTTGGGCATCAATGACCGCGACAGCGCCCTTGCCCGTCAAAGGGTGGAAAAGGCGTGA
- a CDS encoding phosphate/phosphite/phosphonate ABC transporter substrate-binding protein, with amino-acid sequence MIAALPMYDRPECRAANDALWALVRAHLGYGPDQLNRTVGLWEGWEDPDLVLGQTCNLPYRLRLSGKVQVVGHPDYDLPGCPAGFYNSVLVARRDDDRSLAQLLSARALINQDHSQSGHLALWDHAQAMGITPNITGESGGQVFSAAMVADGAADIACIDAHSWRLIQRHDDHADTLREIDRTVPTPATPYICGAAQDVDAVRAGLSHAIAALPAQHRAEINLNGLVQLPARLMLDLPTPAHLLATG; translated from the coding sequence GTGATTGCCGCACTGCCGATGTACGACCGGCCCGAATGCCGGGCCGCGAATGATGCGCTTTGGGCACTGGTGCGCGCGCATCTGGGATACGGCCCGGACCAGCTGAACCGCACGGTCGGCCTCTGGGAGGGGTGGGAAGACCCCGACCTGGTCCTTGGCCAGACCTGCAACCTGCCCTACCGGCTACGGCTGAGCGGCAAGGTGCAGGTTGTCGGGCACCCCGACTACGACCTGCCGGGCTGTCCTGCGGGGTTTTACAACTCGGTCCTGGTGGCGCGCCGCGACGATGATCGCAGCCTGGCGCAGCTGCTGTCGGCGCGGGCCTTGATCAACCAGGATCACAGCCAGTCGGGCCATCTTGCGCTGTGGGATCACGCGCAGGCCATGGGGATCACGCCGAACATCACCGGGGAAAGCGGCGGGCAAGTGTTTTCCGCCGCGATGGTGGCCGATGGCGCGGCCGATATCGCCTGCATCGACGCCCACAGCTGGCGGCTGATCCAGCGCCACGACGACCACGCCGATACCCTGCGGGAAATCGACCGCACGGTGCCGACCCCGGCGACCCCCTATATCTGCGGCGCGGCGCAGGATGTGGACGCGGTGCGCGCCGGCCTGAGCCATGCAATCGCCGCCTTGCCCGCCCAACACCGCGCGGAGATCAACCTGAACGGGTTGGTGCAACTTCCGGCCCGCCTGATGCTGGACCTGCCGACCCCGGCGCATCTGTTGGCGACGGGCTGA
- a CDS encoding ABC transporter ATP-binding protein, with protein MTDIPVIAIRNLHKAYGSLEVLKGVDITAHQGEVVSLIGSSGSGKSTLLRCCNLLEDSQQGAIEFKGEPVKWHGKGLSRRPADGKQVLRIRTNLSMVFQQFNLWAHMTILQNVMEAPVTVLGRDRAEVEDAARRYLDKVGIGDKCDVFPAQLSGGQQQRAAIARALCMEPEALLFDEPTSALDPELEQEVVRVIKALADEGRTMLIVTHDMKLAADVSDHVVFLHQGLIEEEGPPGTLFGQPRSERLRGFLSATMHV; from the coding sequence GTGACCGACATCCCCGTCATAGCAATCCGAAACCTGCACAAGGCCTATGGCAGTCTTGAGGTGCTCAAAGGGGTCGACATCACGGCGCACCAGGGCGAGGTCGTGTCGCTGATCGGGTCCTCAGGGTCAGGGAAATCCACGCTGTTGCGCTGCTGCAACCTGCTTGAAGACAGCCAGCAGGGCGCGATCGAATTCAAGGGCGAGCCGGTGAAATGGCACGGCAAGGGCCTTTCCCGCCGCCCCGCCGATGGCAAGCAGGTGCTGCGCATCCGAACCAACCTGTCGATGGTCTTTCAGCAATTCAACCTGTGGGCCCACATGACCATCTTGCAAAACGTCATGGAGGCGCCGGTGACGGTCCTGGGCCGCGACCGGGCCGAGGTCGAGGACGCGGCGCGGCGCTATCTGGACAAGGTCGGCATCGGCGACAAATGCGATGTCTTTCCGGCGCAGCTGTCGGGCGGCCAGCAGCAGCGCGCCGCCATCGCCCGCGCCCTGTGCATGGAGCCCGAGGCGCTGCTGTTCGACGAACCCACCAGCGCGCTGGACCCCGAGCTGGAACAAGAGGTGGTGCGCGTCATCAAGGCGCTGGCCGACGAAGGCCGCACCATGCTGATCGTCACCCATGACATGAAGCTGGCCGCCGATGTCAGCGATCACGTGGTGTTCCTGCACCAGGGCCTGATCGAGGAAGAAGGCCCCCCCGGCACCCTGTTCGGGCAACCCCGATCGGAACGGCTGCGCGGATTCCTGTCCGCCACGATGCACGTTTGA
- a CDS encoding transporter substrate-binding domain-containing protein — MNKLILGTAVLALSAGAALAESHSVVRLGTEGAYPPYNFINDAGEVDGFERELGDELCTRAELTCEWVTNEWDSIIPNLVSGNYDVIIAGMSITAERDEVIDFTQNYTQPDPSAYLALDGADVDLTGGVIAAQASTIQASYVAESGATLVEFASPDETVAAVRNGEADAVLADKAYLAPIADEAADLSFVGEDVLIGGGIGLGLRESDGELKAKFDAAIQSMKDDGSLNALIAKWEVGAQF; from the coding sequence ATGAACAAGCTGATCCTGGGAACCGCCGTTCTGGCCCTGAGCGCCGGCGCGGCGCTGGCCGAAAGCCATTCCGTTGTGCGCCTGGGCACCGAGGGCGCCTACCCTCCGTACAACTTCATCAACGATGCCGGCGAAGTCGACGGCTTCGAGCGCGAGTTGGGCGATGAGCTGTGCACCCGCGCCGAGCTGACCTGCGAGTGGGTCACCAACGAATGGGATTCGATCATCCCCAACCTGGTGTCGGGCAACTATGACGTCATCATCGCCGGCATGAGCATCACCGCCGAGCGTGACGAGGTCATCGACTTTACCCAGAACTACACCCAGCCCGATCCCTCTGCCTACCTGGCGCTGGACGGGGCCGACGTGGACCTGACCGGCGGCGTGATCGCGGCGCAGGCCAGCACAATCCAGGCCTCTTACGTGGCCGAATCCGGCGCGACGCTGGTGGAATTCGCATCGCCCGACGAAACCGTCGCCGCCGTGCGCAACGGCGAGGCGGACGCAGTCCTGGCGGACAAGGCCTATCTGGCGCCGATCGCGGACGAAGCGGCGGACCTGTCCTTTGTCGGCGAAGACGTGCTGATCGGTGGTGGCATCGGCCTGGGCCTGCGCGAAAGCGACGGCGAGCTGAAGGCCAAGTTCGACGCAGCCATCCAGTCGATGAAGGATGACGGCAGCCTGAACGCCCTGATCGCCAAATGGGAAGTGGGCGCCCAGTTCTGA
- a CDS encoding ABC transporter permease produces MFDFCTDPAALSGLSWLSCYLTTGKHLSIYWSVGTVLLLLAITAPVALLFGFGGATAARAHFAPLRWLGRGYIALVRGVPDIAFFLFFVIALDQGFEWLRHKVKCPDWDQPVRQGNDFVVCAEAKLPLGNAAQWVHETYGFFLAVLTFAIVFGAFAANVLYGAMRAVPRAQMETAEAYGMTPRQSFWRILVPQMWVYALPGLSNLWMVLIKATPLLFLLGVEDIVYWARELGGAKTARFTDYPHPDWRMWYFLALLVFYLGFTRVSELVLERIMKRLTHGQATLGGEAQRKAA; encoded by the coding sequence ATGTTCGACTTTTGCACCGATCCCGCTGCCCTGTCCGGCCTGTCCTGGCTGTCGTGCTATCTGACGACCGGAAAACACCTGTCGATCTACTGGTCGGTGGGAACGGTATTGTTGTTGCTGGCGATCACGGCGCCTGTCGCGCTGTTGTTCGGGTTTGGCGGCGCCACGGCGGCGCGGGCGCATTTCGCGCCGCTTCGCTGGCTGGGGCGCGGCTATATCGCGCTGGTGCGCGGCGTTCCGGACATCGCCTTTTTCCTGTTCTTCGTGATTGCGCTGGACCAGGGCTTTGAATGGCTGCGCCACAAGGTCAAATGCCCCGACTGGGACCAGCCGGTCCGCCAGGGCAATGATTTCGTGGTCTGCGCCGAGGCAAAGCTGCCGCTGGGCAATGCCGCGCAATGGGTGCACGAAACCTATGGCTTTTTCCTGGCGGTCCTGACCTTTGCCATCGTCTTTGGCGCCTTTGCGGCCAACGTGCTGTATGGCGCCATGCGCGCGGTGCCGCGCGCCCAGATGGAAACCGCCGAGGCCTATGGCATGACCCCGCGCCAGTCGTTCTGGCGCATCCTGGTGCCGCAGATGTGGGTCTATGCCCTGCCCGGGCTGTCGAACCTGTGGATGGTGCTGATCAAGGCGACGCCGCTTTTGTTCCTGCTGGGGGTCGAGGATATCGTCTATTGGGCGCGCGAGCTGGGCGGCGCCAAGACCGCGCGGTTCACCGACTATCCGCACCCGGACTGGCGGATGTGGTATTTCCTGGCCTTGCTGGTGTTCTACCTGGGGTTCACGCGGGTGTCCGAGCTGGTGCTGGAGCGCATCATGAAGCGTCTGACACACGGCCAGGCGACGCTGGGCGGCGAAGCACAGAGGAAGGCGGCATGA
- a CDS encoding ABC transporter permease produces MSCWETIADYGLRSIGIGERLLPRENFTLCQQVTLIGSGMIWNIYFGLLALVSGFFLATAAALGKASDRLVLRKLSEWFIFVFRGSPLFIQFFFAYFLFLSLKGVSPIFDVFTAAWLGALIVLFLNTAAYSGEIFYGALQSIPRGDLEAADAYGFSGWAKFRKITWPTMLRLAWPAYTNEAIFLFHATTLVYFSGFPAWRQKGDALYYANYFADKTFNPFVPYPILAGFFILLTLTVIGFFGVVNRRLNRHLPQEARRRIKLRPTILR; encoded by the coding sequence ATGAGCTGCTGGGAGACGATTGCCGATTATGGCCTGCGATCCATTGGGATCGGAGAGCGGCTTTTGCCGCGCGAGAATTTTACCCTGTGTCAGCAGGTCACGCTGATCGGGTCGGGGATGATCTGGAACATCTATTTTGGCCTGCTGGCGCTGGTATCGGGGTTTTTCCTGGCCACGGCGGCCGCGCTTGGCAAGGCGTCGGACCGGTTGGTGCTGCGCAAGCTGAGCGAATGGTTCATCTTTGTGTTTCGTGGCAGCCCGCTGTTCATCCAGTTCTTCTTTGCCTATTTCCTGTTTCTCAGCCTCAAGGGGGTGTCGCCGATCTTTGACGTGTTCACCGCGGCCTGGCTGGGGGCCTTGATCGTGCTGTTCCTGAACACTGCCGCCTATAGCGGCGAGATTTTCTATGGCGCCTTGCAGTCGATCCCGCGCGGCGACCTGGAGGCGGCGGATGCCTATGGCTTTTCGGGCTGGGCCAAGTTTCGCAAGATCACCTGGCCGACCATGCTGCGGCTGGCCTGGCCGGCTTATACCAACGAGGCGATCTTTTTGTTCCATGCCACCACGCTGGTCTATTTCAGCGGCTTTCCGGCCTGGCGGCAGAAGGGCGACGCGCTGTATTACGCCAACTACTTTGCCGACAAGACCTTCAACCCCTTTGTGCCCTATCCGATCCTGGCCGGGTTCTTCATCTTGCTGACCCTGACGGTCATCGGCTTTTTCGGAGTGGTAAACCGCCGTCTCAATCGCCATCTTCCACAAGAGGCGCGCCGCCGGATCAAGCTGAGGCCCACCATCCTGCGCTGA
- a CDS encoding glutamine synthetase family protein, with product MSAPSTWLRKNPAVRTIRVAACDLNGVARGKRIPSRYAEKAVEGGTRFPMSALNLDIWGEDIDDSPLVFETGDRDGVLLPTERGFVPMPWLDAPTALLPIWMFHEDGRPFEGDPRHALARVVDRYKAHGLTPVVAVELEFFLIDDSTRNLQVPVAPRSGKRRKAAEILSIRALDAFDAFFTDLYEACEAMDIPADTAISEAGLGQFEINLMHQSDALCAADDAWLFKMLVKGLARRHGFAASFMAKPYDDYAGSGMHAHFSVLDDKGKNIFDDGTERGTDALLHAVAGCMDALHDSTLIFAPHQNSYDRLVPDAHAPTGICWAYENRTSAIRIPSGAPVARRIEHRVAGGDVNPYLAVAAMLGAALNGIEDGVMPPEPITGNSYALDLPQIPTDWASAIAAFENSKIMPRIFPEYLIRNLLLTKKQELRYMAELSGPEQIEVYLDTV from the coding sequence ATGTCCGCACCTTCCACCTGGTTGCGCAAAAACCCCGCAGTGCGGACCATCCGCGTTGCTGCCTGTGACCTGAACGGGGTGGCGCGCGGCAAGCGCATCCCGTCGCGCTATGCCGAAAAGGCTGTCGAGGGCGGAACGCGCTTTCCGATGTCGGCGCTGAACCTGGACATCTGGGGCGAGGATATCGACGACAGCCCGCTGGTCTTCGAAACCGGGGACCGCGACGGGGTCTTGCTGCCAACGGAACGCGGCTTTGTGCCGATGCCCTGGCTGGATGCGCCCACCGCGCTGCTGCCGATCTGGATGTTCCACGAGGACGGCCGCCCCTTCGAGGGGGATCCGCGCCATGCGCTGGCCCGCGTCGTCGACCGTTACAAGGCCCATGGCCTGACGCCGGTGGTCGCGGTCGAGCTGGAGTTCTTTCTGATCGACGACAGCACCCGGAACCTGCAGGTTCCGGTCGCGCCGCGATCGGGCAAGCGGCGCAAGGCGGCCGAGATCCTGTCGATCCGGGCGCTGGATGCCTTTGACGCCTTTTTCACCGACCTCTACGAGGCCTGCGAGGCGATGGACATCCCGGCCGATACCGCGATTTCCGAGGCCGGTCTGGGACAGTTCGAAATCAACCTGATGCACCAGTCCGACGCGCTGTGCGCCGCCGACGACGCCTGGTTGTTCAAGATGCTGGTCAAGGGGCTGGCGCGGCGCCACGGCTTTGCGGCCTCGTTCATGGCGAAACCCTATGACGATTACGCCGGCAGCGGCATGCATGCGCATTTCTCGGTGCTGGACGACAAGGGCAAGAACATCTTTGACGATGGCACCGAACGCGGCACCGATGCGCTGCTGCATGCGGTGGCCGGCTGCATGGACGCGCTGCACGACAGCACGCTGATCTTTGCGCCGCACCAGAATTCCTATGACCGGCTGGTGCCCGATGCCCATGCCCCGACCGGGATCTGCTGGGCTTATGAAAACCGCACCTCGGCGATCCGCATTCCTTCGGGCGCACCGGTGGCGCGGCGGATCGAGCACCGCGTGGCGGGCGGCGACGTGAACCCCTATCTGGCGGTGGCGGCCATGCTGGGTGCGGCCCTGAACGGCATCGAGGATGGCGTCATGCCGCCCGAACCGATCACCGGCAATTCCTATGCGCTGGACCTGCCGCAGATCCCGACGGACTGGGCCTCGGCCATCGCGGCCTTTGAAAACAGCAAGATCATGCCGCGCATCTTCCCCGAATACCTGATCCGCAACCTGCTTTTGACCAAGAAACAGGAACTTCGCTACATGGCCGAGCTTTCCGGCCCCGAACAGATTGAAGTCTATCTCGATACGGTGTGA
- a CDS encoding type 1 glutamine amidotransferase has protein sequence MKIGILQTGLTPDTLLDKHGTYPDMFERLLADQGFDFDRWSVVDGEFPEGPEAADGWLITGSRHGAYEDLPWIPRLEELIRQIVAADRPLIGVCFGHQIMAQALGGKVEKYKGGWAVGPQVYDFPEGPRTIQAWHQDQVTQLPEGAEVVASNDFCPYAALVYPGKAYSLQPHPEYGDDFIQGLIETRGRGVVPDDQLDAAMARMGTPLNSADIARQFARFFRERSLS, from the coding sequence ATGAAAATCGGTATCCTGCAAACCGGCCTGACCCCTGACACCCTTCTGGACAAGCACGGGACCTATCCCGACATGTTCGAACGCCTGCTGGCCGATCAGGGGTTCGACTTTGACCGCTGGTCGGTGGTCGATGGCGAATTCCCCGAAGGCCCCGAGGCGGCGGATGGCTGGCTGATCACCGGATCGCGCCACGGGGCCTATGAGGACCTGCCCTGGATTCCCCGCCTCGAAGAGCTGATCCGCCAGATCGTCGCGGCGGACCGGCCGCTGATCGGGGTCTGCTTTGGCCATCAGATCATGGCGCAGGCCCTGGGCGGCAAGGTCGAGAAATACAAGGGCGGCTGGGCGGTTGGCCCGCAGGTCTATGATTTCCCCGAAGGCCCCCGCACCATTCAGGCCTGGCACCAGGATCAGGTGACGCAACTGCCCGAAGGCGCCGAGGTCGTGGCTTCGAACGATTTTTGCCCCTACGCGGCGCTGGTCTATCCGGGCAAGGCCTATAGCCTGCAACCGCATCCCGAATACGGTGACGATTTCATCCAGGGCCTGATCGAGACGCGCGGGCGCGGTGTCGTGCCCGATGACCAGCTGGACGCCGCCATGGCCCGAATGGGCACGCCGCTGAACAGCGCCGATATCGCCCGCCAATTCGCGCGGTTCTTCCGCGAAAGGAGCCTGTCATGA
- a CDS encoding glutamine synthetase family protein: MSDDLLEKLPKAAQEYLEGRRLDEVECIISDFPGIARGKAVPASKFERQAYFHLPDSIFFQTITGDWSEEAAEDVGFLERDMILRPDMSTATAAPWTGDWTLQVIHDAFDRKGKPIPFSPRNVLKRVVSLYEAQGWKPVVAPEMEFFLVARNLDPAKEIEPMMGRSGRPAAARQAYSMTAVDEFGPVIDDIYDFAEAQGFEIDGITQEGGAGQLEINLRHGDPVKLADEVFYFKRLIREAALRHNCFATFMAKPIADEPGSAMHIHHSILDIETGQNIFVGPQGGETDAFYHFIGGLQEYLPSAIAVLAPYVNSYRRYVKDHAAPINLEWGRDNRTTGIRIPISDPNARRVENRLAGMDCNPYLGIAASLACGYLGLMEERRPSKQLRGDAYEGEGDIPQVLGQALEMFEEATALHEVLGKEFAKVYIGVKRSEYEEFLQVISPWEREHLLMNV, translated from the coding sequence ATGAGCGACGATCTATTGGAAAAACTGCCCAAGGCCGCGCAGGAATACCTTGAGGGGCGCCGCCTGGACGAAGTCGAATGCATCATCTCGGATTTCCCCGGCATTGCGCGGGGCAAGGCGGTGCCGGCCTCGAAATTCGAACGCCAGGCTTATTTCCACCTGCCCGATTCGATCTTTTTCCAGACCATCACCGGCGATTGGAGCGAGGAAGCCGCCGAGGACGTCGGGTTCCTGGAACGCGACATGATCCTGCGCCCCGACATGAGCACCGCCACCGCGGCGCCCTGGACCGGGGACTGGACGCTTCAGGTGATCCACGACGCCTTTGACCGCAAGGGCAAGCCGATCCCGTTTTCGCCGCGCAACGTGCTCAAACGCGTCGTGTCGCTGTACGAGGCGCAGGGCTGGAAACCGGTGGTCGCGCCGGAAATGGAGTTTTTCCTGGTGGCGCGCAACCTGGACCCGGCCAAGGAGATCGAGCCGATGATGGGCCGCTCGGGCCGCCCGGCGGCGGCGCGTCAGGCCTATTCGATGACGGCGGTGGACGAATTCGGGCCGGTCATCGACGACATCTATGATTTCGCCGAAGCGCAGGGCTTTGAGATCGACGGCATCACCCAGGAGGGCGGCGCGGGGCAGCTGGAAATCAACCTGCGGCACGGCGATCCGGTCAAGCTGGCGGACGAGGTGTTCTATTTCAAACGCCTGATCCGCGAGGCGGCGCTGCGCCACAACTGTTTTGCCACCTTCATGGCCAAACCCATCGCCGACGAACCCGGCAGCGCCATGCACATCCACCACTCGATCCTGGATATCGAGACCGGGCAGAACATCTTTGTCGGACCGCAGGGCGGGGAAACCGACGCCTTTTACCACTTTATCGGGGGGCTGCAGGAATACCTGCCGTCGGCCATCGCAGTGCTGGCGCCCTATGTGAATTCCTACCGGCGCTACGTCAAGGACCACGCCGCGCCGATCAACCTGGAATGGGGGCGCGACAACCGTACCACCGGGATCCGCATCCCGATTTCCGACCCCAACGCACGCCGGGTGGAAAACCGCCTGGCGGGGATGGACTGCAACCCCTACCTGGGAATCGCGGCTTCGCTGGCCTGCGGCTATCTGGGACTGATGGAGGAACGCCGCCCATCCAAGCAGTTGCGCGGCGATGCCTACGAGGGCGAGGGCGACATCCCGCAGGTGCTGGGCCAGGCGCTGGAGATGTTCGAAGAGGCCACCGCCCTGCACGAGGTGCTGGGGAAGGAATTCGCCAAGGTCTATATCGGGGTGAAGCGGTCGGAATACGAGGAATTTCTGCAGGTGATCAGCCCCTGGGAGCGTGAGCACCTGCTGATGAACGTCTAG
- a CDS encoding NAD(P)/FAD-dependent oxidoreductase, giving the protein MNLLYANDRKGEYPDSWYAATVDPLPRFAPLAGATKADVCVVGAGYTGLSAALHLAEAGLDVVLLEAHRVGFGASGRNGGQLGSGQRLDQVKLEKLVGVERARQFWDLGEDAKALVRGLVDRYGIACHLKDGVAWAASSEASRRELDDYADHMSRRYGYAMETFDAEAFRGLCPSPAYCGGILDMGAAHLHPLALAIGLARAAEQAGVRIHERSEVHDIRQGSPLRIATGGGHVEADHLILACNGYLGGLDRQVAARVMPINNFVVATEPLGARTAEVLRRDVAVADDRFVVNYFRLSHDGRLLFGGGESYGYRFPRDIRAVVSKPMLEIYPHLADVKLDYAWGGTLAITMKRMPYLARLGDRVLSASGYSGHGLGNAVQAGRLMAEAVRGQSAGFDAFAALPSPRFPGGVGMRSPLLALAMSWYALRDKLGL; this is encoded by the coding sequence ATGAACCTGCTTTACGCCAATGATCGCAAGGGAGAATACCCTGACAGCTGGTATGCCGCGACGGTCGATCCGCTGCCGCGGTTTGCGCCGCTTGCCGGGGCGACCAAGGCCGATGTCTGCGTGGTCGGTGCCGGTTATACCGGGTTGTCGGCCGCGCTGCACCTGGCCGAGGCGGGGCTGGACGTGGTTTTGCTGGAGGCGCACCGGGTCGGGTTTGGTGCCTCGGGGCGCAATGGCGGGCAGCTTGGGTCAGGGCAGCGGCTGGACCAGGTCAAGCTGGAAAAGCTGGTCGGGGTTGAACGCGCCCGGCAGTTCTGGGACCTGGGCGAGGATGCCAAGGCTCTGGTGCGCGGGCTGGTCGACCGCTACGGCATCGCGTGCCATCTGAAGGATGGCGTTGCCTGGGCGGCCTCGTCGGAGGCGTCGCGGCGCGAGCTGGATGACTATGCCGACCACATGTCGCGGCGCTATGGCTATGCGATGGAAACATTTGACGCCGAGGCGTTTCGCGGGCTTTGCCCGTCACCGGCCTATTGCGGCGGCATTCTGGACATGGGCGCCGCGCATCTGCATCCGCTGGCCCTGGCGATTGGCCTGGCGCGCGCGGCCGAGCAGGCCGGGGTCCGGATCCATGAACGTTCCGAGGTGCATGACATCCGCCAGGGCAGCCCGCTGCGCATCGCCACCGGCGGCGGCCATGTCGAGGCCGATCACCTGATCCTGGCCTGCAACGGCTATCTTGGCGGGCTGGACCGGCAGGTCGCGGCGCGGGTCATGCCGATAAACAACTTTGTCGTCGCCACCGAGCCGCTGGGCGCACGCACCGCCGAGGTTCTGCGCCGCGATGTGGCGGTGGCGGATGACCGGTTTGTGGTGAACTACTTCCGGCTCAGCCACGATGGGCGGCTGCTGTTTGGTGGCGGCGAAAGCTATGGCTATCGCTTTCCGCGCGATATCCGCGCGGTTGTCAGCAAACCCATGCTGGAGATCTACCCGCATCTGGCCGACGTCAAGCTGGACTATGCCTGGGGCGGCACCCTGGCCATCACCATGAAGCGCATGCCCTATCTGGCCCGCCTGGGCGACCGGGTTCTGAGCGCCTCGGGCTATTCCGGTCATGGTCTGGGCAATGCGGTCCAGGCCGGGCGCCTGATGGCCGAGGCCGTGCGCGGCCAGTCGGCGGGCTTTGATGCCTTTGCCGCCCTGCCCAGCCCGCGGTTTCCCGGCGGGGTCGGCATGCGCAGCCCGCTTCTGGCCCTGGCGATGAGCTGGTACGCGCTGCGCGACAAGCTGGGCCTTTAG